The following proteins are co-located in the Micromonospora coriariae genome:
- a CDS encoding cation diffusion facilitator family transporter, translating to MSQAGVKTESVGTVVVAGAANLAIAVAKLIAGLISGSAAMLSEAAHSVADTTTEVLLYQALRRGARPADARHPFGYGKESYVWAFFAAMFTFVAGAGFAVTHGVTTILVHEHSGDYLISYIVLAVSFLIESISLARAIRQVRRESRRWETTPQRFLRLTADTTVKAVFLEDSAALIGLLLAGLGVGLSHATGDEVWDGVASILIGLLLLAAAGILASNNLSLLVGRAVPGRLRQEIERELTGLPEVERIDTLLTMQLGPDDILVAAKVDFRDEATGAEIEATADEAERRLTGRFPEIRYVFLDPTRSLPGAVGEARNTQARPSPDSDGEPDPS from the coding sequence ATGTCGCAAGCGGGGGTCAAGACCGAAAGCGTCGGCACAGTGGTCGTCGCCGGGGCGGCCAACCTCGCCATCGCGGTGGCGAAGCTGATCGCCGGGCTGATCTCCGGCTCGGCCGCGATGCTCTCCGAGGCGGCGCACTCGGTCGCCGACACGACCACCGAGGTGCTGCTCTACCAGGCGTTGCGCCGTGGCGCGCGGCCGGCGGACGCCCGGCACCCCTTCGGGTACGGCAAGGAGAGTTACGTCTGGGCGTTCTTCGCCGCCATGTTCACGTTCGTCGCCGGCGCCGGTTTCGCCGTCACCCACGGCGTCACGACGATCCTGGTGCACGAGCACAGCGGCGACTACCTGATCTCGTACATCGTGTTGGCGGTGTCGTTCCTCATCGAGTCGATCTCGCTGGCCCGAGCCATCCGCCAGGTCCGTCGCGAGTCCCGACGCTGGGAGACGACCCCACAGCGGTTCCTGCGACTGACCGCCGACACCACCGTCAAGGCCGTCTTCCTCGAGGACAGCGCGGCCCTGATCGGTCTGCTGCTGGCCGGTCTCGGAGTCGGCCTGTCGCACGCCACCGGCGACGAGGTGTGGGACGGCGTCGCGTCGATCCTGATCGGTCTGCTGCTGCTGGCCGCCGCCGGGATCCTGGCCAGCAACAACCTGTCGTTGCTGGTCGGCCGGGCGGTCCCGGGCCGGCTGCGTCAGGAGATCGAGCGGGAGCTGACCGGGCTGCCCGAGGTGGAACGCATCGACACCCTGCTGACCATGCAGCTCGGTCCGGACGACATCCTGGTCGCCGCGAAGGTCGACTTCCGGGACGAGGCCACCGGCGCGGAGATCGAGGCGACCGCCGACGAGGCCGAACGGCGGCTCACCGGGCGGTTCCCGGAGATCCGCTACGTCTTCCTCGATCCCACCCGATCGCTGCCCGGCGCCGTCGGCGAGGCCCGCAACACCCAGGCTCGACCGAGCCCGGATTCCGACGGCGAACCAGACCCGAGCTGA
- a CDS encoding DUF3866 family protein — MVRWRAGTVAALRRQWTGAVELDVDLSDGTRMRALAYPELVGTPEPGDRVLLNAGALLMGLGTGGYALVVALPDRLPPDPPDSGDTRDAGHLVKARYTPLQPILLGVDEEASPHRDVLAEADDLGGLPVVTADLHSALPAILAGIRAEAPDARVAYLFTDGGALPAWFSRTLAALRAELAGTITVGQAFGGDLEATTLHGGLLAARYVLRADVAVVAQGPGNLGTGTRWGFSGVAVGEAVNAIAALGGRPVGSLRISAADPRPRHRGVSHHSLTAYGRVALAPAELVVPDDLDPALAAEVDAALAPLAVRHRIVRVPTAGLDAALRASVVALSTMGRGLDADHAYFLAAAAAGRHATTLLP, encoded by the coding sequence ATGGTGCGATGGCGGGCGGGGACGGTGGCGGCGCTGCGACGGCAGTGGACCGGGGCGGTGGAACTGGACGTCGACCTGTCCGACGGCACCCGGATGCGGGCGCTGGCCTACCCCGAGCTGGTCGGCACGCCCGAGCCCGGCGACCGGGTGCTGCTCAACGCCGGGGCGCTGCTGATGGGGCTGGGCACCGGCGGGTACGCCCTGGTGGTGGCTCTGCCGGACCGGCTGCCGCCGGACCCGCCGGACTCCGGCGACACCCGCGACGCGGGGCACCTCGTCAAGGCCCGCTACACCCCCCTGCAACCGATCCTGCTCGGTGTCGACGAGGAGGCGTCCCCGCACCGGGACGTGCTGGCCGAGGCCGACGACCTGGGCGGCCTGCCGGTCGTCACCGCCGACCTGCACTCGGCCCTGCCGGCGATCCTGGCCGGCATCCGGGCCGAGGCCCCGGACGCCCGGGTGGCGTACCTGTTCACCGACGGCGGGGCGTTGCCGGCCTGGTTCTCCCGCACCCTCGCCGCGCTGCGCGCCGAGCTGGCCGGCACGATCACCGTCGGGCAGGCGTTCGGCGGCGACCTGGAGGCCACCACCCTGCACGGCGGCCTGCTCGCCGCCCGGTACGTGCTGCGGGCCGACGTGGCCGTGGTCGCGCAGGGCCCCGGCAACCTCGGCACCGGCACCCGGTGGGGCTTCTCCGGGGTGGCCGTCGGCGAGGCGGTCAACGCGATCGCCGCGCTGGGCGGTCGACCCGTCGGGTCGCTGCGGATCTCCGCCGCCGATCCCCGCCCCCGGCACCGGGGCGTGTCACACCACAGCCTCACCGCGTACGGGCGGGTGGCGCTCGCCCCGGCGGAGCTGGTGGTGCCCGACGACCTGGACCCGGCGTTGGCCGCCGAGGTGGACGCGGCGCTGGCGCCCCTCGCGGTCCGGCACCGGATCGTCCGGGTGCCGACCGCCGGGCTCGACGCCGCGCTGCGGGCCAGCGTCGTGGCACTGTCCACGATGGGACGTGGCCTCGACGCCGACCACGCCTACTTCCTCGCGGCGGCGGCGGCCGGGCGGCACGCCACCACCCTGCTCCCCTGA
- a CDS encoding oxalate decarboxylase family bicupin, which yields MTGGGRATPQPQRGQAGWQDPGPRDVVRDRQNPDLLTPPSTDAGTLPNLRFSFSDAHTRIQRGGWTREITVRELPVATELCGVDMALEPGAYRELHWHKQSEWAYVSRGSARISAVDQEGRNFLDDVRAGDLWFFPQGVPHHIQALDEGVEFLLVFDDGAFAENGTFLISDFFAHTPKDVLAKNFGWRPEQLDSIPEREKYIFAGEVPPPLDRDRVVSPTGDVPRTLSHRLLAQQPQRFAGGQVRIADVSQFAASTTICAALVEVDPGGMRELHWHPTDDEWQYYLSGHGRMGVFASSGVAGTFDMRSGDVGYVPFAYGHYIENLGDEPLVFLEMFRKPRFEDISLTQWMANTPPQVIADTLNLPRELIEALPRDKRPVIR from the coding sequence ATGACGGGCGGGGGCAGGGCGACGCCACAACCCCAGAGGGGACAGGCCGGCTGGCAGGATCCCGGCCCGCGCGACGTGGTCCGGGACCGGCAGAACCCCGATCTGTTGACGCCACCGAGCACGGACGCGGGCACGCTGCCCAACCTGCGGTTCTCCTTCTCCGACGCGCACACCCGCATCCAACGGGGCGGCTGGACCCGCGAAATCACAGTGCGGGAGCTACCGGTGGCCACTGAGCTGTGCGGCGTGGACATGGCGCTGGAGCCGGGCGCGTACCGGGAGCTGCACTGGCACAAGCAGTCCGAGTGGGCGTACGTGTCGCGCGGCAGCGCCCGGATCAGCGCGGTCGACCAGGAGGGTCGGAACTTCCTCGACGATGTGCGCGCCGGAGACCTGTGGTTCTTCCCGCAAGGGGTGCCGCACCACATCCAGGCGCTCGACGAGGGCGTCGAGTTCCTGCTGGTCTTCGACGACGGGGCGTTCGCGGAGAACGGCACGTTCCTGATCAGCGACTTCTTCGCGCACACCCCGAAGGACGTGCTGGCGAAGAACTTCGGCTGGCGGCCGGAGCAGCTCGACTCGATCCCGGAGCGGGAGAAGTACATCTTCGCCGGAGAGGTGCCGCCGCCGCTGGATCGGGACCGGGTGGTGAGCCCGACCGGGGACGTGCCCCGCACGCTGAGCCATCGGCTGCTCGCCCAGCAGCCGCAGCGGTTCGCCGGCGGTCAGGTGCGCATCGCCGACGTGTCCCAGTTCGCCGCGTCCACCACCATCTGCGCCGCGCTGGTGGAGGTCGACCCGGGTGGGATGCGGGAGTTGCACTGGCATCCCACCGACGACGAGTGGCAGTACTACCTCTCCGGGCACGGCCGGATGGGTGTGTTCGCCAGCAGTGGCGTGGCCGGCACCTTCGACATGCGCTCCGGGGACGTCGGGTACGTGCCGTTCGCCTACGGCCACTACATCGAGAACCTCGGTGACGAGCCGCTGGTCTTCCTGGAGATGTTCCGCAAGCCCCGGTTCGAGGACATCTCCCTGACGCAGTGGATGGCCAACACCCCACCTCAGGTCATCGCGGACACCCTCAACCTGCCCCGGGAGCTGATCGAAGCCCTGCCTCGGGACAAACGCCCCGTGATCCGCTGA
- the pafA gene encoding Pup--protein ligase — protein sequence MERRIFGLETEYGVTCTYRGQRRLSPDEVARYLFRRVVSWGRSSNVFLRNGARLYLDVGSHPEYATPECDSVTDLVAHDRAGERILEGLLVDAEKRLHDEGIAGEIYLFKNNTDSAGNSYGCHENYLVSRHGEFGRLADVLIPFLVTRQLICGAGKVLQTPRGAVYCLSQRAEHIWEGVSSATTRSRPIINTRDEPHADAERYRRLHVIVGDSNMNEVTTLLKVGTADIVLRMIEAGVVMRDLSLENPIRAIREVSHDITGRRKVRLASGKEVSALDIQQEYLAKATEFVERRGGDQAAKRVVELWGRVLHAVETGDLEPVSREIDWVSKLRLIERYQRKHDLPLSHPRVAQMDLAYHDVRRGRGLYGLLERRGEVDRVATDPEIFEAKETPPQTTRARLRGEFIRHAQEKRRDFTVDWVHLKLNDQAQRTVLCKDPFRAYDERVERLIASM from the coding sequence ATGGAGCGGCGAATCTTCGGCCTCGAGACCGAGTACGGCGTCACCTGCACCTATCGCGGGCAGCGGCGGCTGTCCCCGGACGAGGTCGCGCGGTATCTGTTCCGTCGCGTCGTGTCCTGGGGTCGGTCGAGCAACGTCTTCCTGCGTAATGGGGCCCGGCTCTACCTGGACGTCGGGTCGCACCCGGAGTACGCCACACCGGAGTGCGACTCGGTGACCGACCTGGTCGCCCACGACCGGGCCGGCGAGCGGATCCTGGAGGGCCTGCTCGTCGACGCGGAGAAGCGACTGCACGACGAGGGCATCGCGGGTGAGATCTACCTGTTCAAGAACAACACCGACTCGGCCGGCAACTCGTACGGCTGCCACGAGAACTACCTGGTCTCCCGGCACGGCGAGTTCGGCCGGCTCGCCGACGTGCTCATCCCCTTCCTGGTCACCCGGCAGTTGATCTGCGGGGCCGGCAAGGTCCTGCAGACCCCGCGTGGCGCGGTCTACTGCCTGTCCCAGCGGGCCGAGCACATCTGGGAGGGTGTCTCCTCGGCGACCACCCGCAGCCGTCCGATCATCAACACCCGCGACGAGCCGCACGCTGACGCCGAGCGCTACCGGCGGCTGCACGTGATCGTCGGTGACTCCAACATGAACGAGGTCACCACGCTGCTCAAGGTCGGCACGGCCGACATCGTGCTGCGGATGATCGAGGCCGGGGTGGTGATGCGCGACCTGTCGCTGGAGAACCCGATCCGGGCCATCCGCGAGGTGTCGCACGACATCACCGGCCGGCGCAAGGTTCGGCTGGCCTCGGGCAAGGAGGTCAGCGCGCTGGACATCCAGCAGGAATACCTGGCCAAGGCCACCGAGTTCGTCGAGCGTCGCGGCGGCGACCAGGCCGCCAAGCGGGTCGTCGAGCTGTGGGGCCGGGTGCTGCACGCGGTGGAGACCGGGGACCTGGAGCCGGTCTCCCGGGAGATCGACTGGGTCAGCAAGCTGCGGCTGATCGAGCGCTACCAGCGCAAGCACGACCTGCCGCTGTCCCACCCCCGGGTGGCGCAGATGGACCTGGCCTACCACGACGTGCGCCGCGGCCGAGGCCTCTACGGGCTGCTGGAGCGCCGCGGCGAGGTGGACCGGGTGGCCACCGACCCGGAGATCTTCGAGGCCAAGGAGACCCCACCGCAGACCACCCGGGCACGGCTGCGCGGCGAATTCATCCGGCACGCCCAGGAGAAGCGACGGGATTTCACCGTCGACTGGGTGCACCTGAAGCTCAACGACCAGGCGCAGCGCACAGTGCTCTGCAAGGACCCGTTCCGGGCGTACGACGAGCGGGTGGAGCGGCTGATCGCCAGCATGTGA
- the rfbB gene encoding dTDP-glucose 4,6-dehydratase yields the protein MRILVTGGAGFIGSEYVRMLLGATGGDAEPPVREPDVVTVLDKLTYSGNPANLDPVRDDPRLRFVQGDICDPALVDEVVPGHDVIVHLAAESHVDRSIAGAAPFVTTNVLGTQTLLDAALRHGIRRFVHVSTDEVYGSIDEGSWTETWPLAPNSPYSASKAGSDLLALAYHRTHGMDVVVTRSSNNYGPYQFPEKVIPLFVTNLLDGGTVPLYGDGGNVRDWLHVHDHCRGIALVQQKGRPGEVYHIGGGTELTNRELTGRLLEACGAGWDRVDPVPDRKGHDRRYSLDTTKISKELGYAPSIDLERGLAATVRWYRDNRAWWEPLR from the coding sequence GTGAGGATCCTCGTCACCGGCGGAGCGGGATTTATCGGGTCGGAGTACGTGCGCATGCTGCTGGGCGCGACCGGCGGCGACGCGGAACCACCCGTGCGCGAGCCGGACGTGGTGACCGTGCTGGACAAGTTGACCTACTCGGGCAACCCGGCCAACCTCGACCCGGTGCGCGACGACCCCCGGCTGCGGTTCGTACAGGGTGACATCTGCGACCCGGCCCTGGTCGACGAGGTTGTTCCCGGACACGACGTGATCGTGCACCTCGCCGCCGAATCCCACGTCGACCGGTCCATCGCCGGTGCCGCCCCGTTCGTCACCACCAACGTGCTCGGCACCCAGACGCTGCTGGACGCCGCGCTGCGCCACGGCATTCGGCGGTTCGTGCACGTCTCCACCGACGAGGTCTACGGCTCGATCGACGAAGGCTCCTGGACCGAGACCTGGCCGCTCGCGCCCAACTCGCCGTACTCGGCCTCGAAGGCCGGCTCCGACCTGCTCGCCCTGGCCTACCACCGCACCCACGGCATGGACGTGGTGGTCACCCGCTCCTCCAACAACTACGGGCCGTACCAGTTCCCGGAGAAGGTCATCCCGCTGTTCGTCACCAACCTGCTCGACGGCGGCACCGTCCCGCTCTACGGCGACGGCGGCAACGTCCGCGACTGGCTGCACGTACACGACCACTGCCGGGGCATCGCCCTCGTGCAGCAGAAGGGCCGCCCCGGCGAGGTCTACCACATCGGCGGCGGCACCGAACTGACCAACAGGGAACTCACCGGCCGGCTGCTGGAAGCCTGCGGCGCCGGCTGGGACCGGGTGGACCCGGTCCCAGACCGCAAGGGCCACGACCGCCGCTACTCGCTCGACACCACCAAGATCAGCAAAGAGCTGGGGTACGCCCCGAGCATCGACCTGGAACGCGGCCTGGCCGCGACGGTGCGGTGGTACCGGGACAACCGGGCCTGGTGGGAGCCGTTGCGGTAG
- the prcA gene encoding proteasome subunit alpha has translation MAMQFYASPEQIMRDRSELARKGIARGRSAVVLSYAGGVLFVAENLSSALHKVSEIYDRIGFAAVGRYNEFENLRRAGVRMADLNGLSYDRRDVTGRALANAFAQTLGAIFTEQSKPFEVEICVAEVGATPDDDELYRLTYDGSVNDEPGRMAMGGQAEAITGVLKSNHRADMSLGEAVKVAVQALSTVGGEGGAARTIAANQLEVAVLDRRRVGRTFRRITGAALTSLLDGGAEPPAADRAEAPASPTEEAHKPTSSAGSADLEDKSGTQTDE, from the coding sequence GTGGCCATGCAGTTCTACGCCTCGCCCGAACAGATCATGCGCGACCGCTCCGAGTTGGCCCGCAAGGGCATCGCCCGGGGTCGCAGCGCGGTGGTCCTCAGCTATGCCGGCGGGGTGCTCTTCGTCGCGGAGAACCTCTCCAGCGCCCTGCACAAGGTCAGCGAGATCTACGACCGGATCGGCTTCGCCGCCGTCGGCCGGTACAACGAGTTCGAGAACCTGCGCCGGGCCGGCGTGCGGATGGCCGACCTGAACGGGCTCAGCTACGACCGGCGGGATGTCACAGGTCGGGCCCTGGCGAACGCGTTCGCGCAGACGTTGGGCGCCATCTTCACCGAGCAGTCGAAGCCTTTCGAGGTGGAGATCTGCGTGGCGGAGGTCGGTGCCACCCCCGACGACGACGAGTTGTACCGGCTGACGTACGACGGTTCGGTCAACGACGAGCCGGGGCGGATGGCGATGGGCGGGCAGGCCGAGGCGATCACCGGCGTGTTGAAGTCGAACCACCGGGCGGACATGTCGCTCGGGGAGGCGGTGAAGGTGGCGGTGCAGGCGCTGAGCACCGTCGGTGGGGAGGGCGGTGCCGCCCGGACGATCGCCGCGAACCAGCTGGAGGTCGCGGTGCTGGACCGCCGGCGGGTCGGGCGGACCTTCCGCCGGATCACCGGGGCGGCGTTGACCTCGCTGCTGGACGGGGGCGCCGAGCCGCCGGCCGCGGATCGTGCCGAGGCGCCGGCGTCGCCGACCGAGGAGGCGCACAAGCCCACGTCGTCCGCCGGGTCGGCCGATCTGGAGGACAAGTCGGGCACGCAGACGGACGAGTAG
- the prcB gene encoding proteasome subunit beta, whose product MAAGFDPSGRLPDVFTNAGTSSFTTFLSRAAPEMLPGRRPLPPGMAADLAPHATTIVAIAAADGVVMAGDRRATMGNLIAQRDIEKVHPADAYSLVGIAGTAGIGIELMRLFQVELEHYEKIEGAMLSLDGKANRLASMIRGNLGAAMQGLAVVPLFAGFDLACADPARAGRIFSFDVTGGPYEETGYDAIGSGSLFAKSALKKRFRAGLSVDDATRLAVEALYDAADDDTATGGPDLTRRIYPVVMTATADGTRRLTDAETAAIAEGVVSGRMENPGG is encoded by the coding sequence GTGGCAGCGGGCTTTGATCCATCCGGGCGTCTACCAGATGTGTTCACCAACGCGGGGACGTCCTCCTTCACCACGTTTCTGAGCCGGGCGGCGCCCGAGATGCTGCCCGGTCGACGGCCGCTGCCACCGGGCATGGCCGCCGACCTGGCGCCGCACGCGACCACCATCGTGGCCATCGCGGCCGCTGACGGTGTGGTGATGGCCGGCGACCGACGGGCCACCATGGGCAACCTGATCGCCCAGCGCGACATCGAGAAGGTCCACCCGGCCGACGCGTACTCGCTGGTCGGCATCGCGGGCACCGCGGGCATCGGCATCGAGCTGATGCGACTGTTCCAGGTGGAGCTGGAGCACTACGAGAAGATCGAGGGCGCCATGCTCTCGCTGGACGGCAAGGCCAACCGGCTGGCCTCGATGATCCGGGGCAACCTGGGCGCCGCCATGCAGGGGCTGGCGGTGGTGCCACTCTTCGCCGGGTTCGACCTCGCCTGCGCGGACCCGGCGCGGGCTGGCCGGATCTTCAGCTTCGACGTGACCGGCGGCCCGTACGAGGAGACCGGCTACGACGCGATCGGCTCCGGCTCGCTCTTTGCCAAGTCCGCGTTGAAGAAGCGCTTCCGGGCCGGCCTGTCCGTCGACGACGCGACCCGACTGGCGGTCGAGGCGCTCTACGACGCCGCGGACGACGACACCGCGACCGGCGGACCTGACCTGACCCGACGGATCTACCCGGTGGTGATGACCGCGACCGCCGACGGCACCCGCCGGTTGACCGACGCCGAGACGGCGGCGATCGCCGAGGGCGTGGTCTCCGGCCGGATGGAGAACCCGGGCGGTTGA
- a CDS encoding endonuclease VII domain-containing protein — MKEQQGRDVRPLPVVPEGHRRCPECGVVKTLGDFPRNRSGRGGYGRYCKPCHNEKGKESKLRLHGGSREYHLRRRYGVGQKEFDELLAEQGGVCAICGGADPQHLDHDHRTGWVRGILCFNCNGGLGQFRDSPMRLARAITYLRGTTWQRALIHPGVYQMCSPTRGRPPSPRF; from the coding sequence GTGAAGGAGCAGCAGGGCAGGGATGTGCGCCCGTTGCCGGTAGTGCCGGAGGGGCACCGGCGATGCCCGGAATGCGGTGTCGTCAAGACTCTCGGCGACTTTCCGCGTAACCGCTCTGGCCGTGGGGGTTACGGCCGATACTGCAAGCCTTGCCACAACGAGAAGGGCAAGGAGAGCAAGCTCCGGCTGCACGGCGGCAGTCGTGAATACCACCTGCGGCGGCGCTACGGCGTGGGGCAGAAGGAGTTTGACGAGCTCCTGGCCGAGCAGGGCGGGGTCTGCGCGATCTGCGGCGGCGCGGACCCGCAACATCTGGACCACGATCATCGCACCGGATGGGTGCGCGGGATACTCTGCTTCAACTGCAACGGTGGTCTTGGCCAGTTCCGTGACAGTCCCATGAGGCTGGCCAGGGCGATCACGTACCTGAGAGGAACCACGTGGCAGCGGGCTTTGATCCATCCGGGCGTCTACCAGATGTGTTCACCAACGCGGGGACGTCCTCCTTCACCACGTTTCTGA
- a CDS encoding ubiquitin-like protein Pup — protein MATRDSGGQSQSGKSRQGEEIEDVTTEANPEVAERHAEITEDVDDLLDEIDSVLEENAEEFVRGYVQKGGE, from the coding sequence ATGGCCACTCGTGACAGCGGCGGTCAGTCGCAGTCCGGCAAGTCCCGGCAGGGCGAGGAGATCGAGGACGTCACCACCGAGGCCAACCCTGAGGTGGCCGAGCGGCACGCCGAGATCACCGAGGACGTCGACGACCTGCTCGACGAGATCGACTCCGTTCTCGAGGAGAACGCCGAGGAGTTCGTGAGAGGCTATGTACAAAAAGGGGGTGAGTAG
- the dop gene encoding depupylase/deamidase Dop, giving the protein MSVRRIMGTEIEYGISVPGQAGANPMVTSSQVVNAYGARPELNRGGRARWDYEEESPLRDARGFTYSGAAYDPAEALADEDLGLANVILTNGARLYVDHAHPEYSTPEVTNPRDVVRWDKAGERVMAEASRRAATIPGSQPIHLYKNNTDNKGASYGAHENYLMRRQTPFADIVAYLTPFFVTRQIVCGAGRVGIGQDGGQSGFQISQRADFFEVEVGLETTLKRPIINTRDEPHADADKYRRLHVIIGDANLSEISTYLKVGTTALILTMIEEKALGSDLGIADPVSELRAVSHDPSLSHRMRLRDGRRLTALDVQWAYLERVRSFVDDRYGTDVDEQTTDVLDRWESVLDRLGRDPMLCADELDWVAKQRLLEGYREREKLGWGAHKLQLVDLQYSDVRPEKGLYHRLVSRGAMKTLLTDEETRTAMTEPPEDTRAYFRGRCLAQYASEVVAASWDSVIFDVGRESLVRVPMMEPERGTRAHVGALFDRCASAKDLLETLTGR; this is encoded by the coding sequence ATGAGCGTAAGACGGATCATGGGCACCGAGATCGAGTACGGCATCTCCGTGCCCGGCCAGGCCGGAGCCAACCCGATGGTCACCTCGTCCCAGGTGGTCAACGCGTACGGAGCCCGCCCCGAGCTCAACCGGGGTGGACGGGCCCGGTGGGACTACGAGGAGGAATCGCCGCTGCGCGACGCACGCGGCTTCACCTACTCCGGGGCCGCCTACGACCCCGCCGAGGCCCTCGCCGACGAGGACCTCGGCCTGGCCAACGTGATACTCACCAACGGCGCCCGGCTCTACGTCGACCACGCCCACCCGGAATACTCCACCCCCGAGGTGACCAACCCGCGCGACGTGGTGCGCTGGGACAAGGCCGGCGAGCGGGTGATGGCCGAGGCGTCCCGCCGGGCCGCCACCATCCCCGGCAGCCAGCCGATCCACCTCTACAAGAACAACACCGACAACAAGGGCGCCAGCTACGGCGCGCACGAGAACTACCTGATGCGCCGGCAGACCCCGTTCGCCGACATCGTGGCGTACCTGACGCCGTTCTTCGTCACCCGGCAGATCGTCTGCGGCGCCGGCCGCGTCGGCATCGGCCAGGACGGCGGCCAGAGCGGCTTCCAGATCTCCCAGCGTGCCGACTTCTTCGAGGTCGAGGTGGGTCTGGAGACCACGCTCAAGCGTCCCATCATCAACACCCGGGACGAGCCGCACGCCGACGCCGACAAGTACCGCCGGCTGCACGTCATCATCGGCGACGCCAACCTCTCGGAGATCTCCACCTACCTCAAGGTCGGCACCACGGCGCTGATCCTCACCATGATCGAGGAGAAGGCGCTCGGCTCCGACCTCGGCATCGCCGACCCGGTCAGTGAGCTGCGTGCGGTCAGCCACGACCCGTCCCTGTCGCACCGGATGCGGCTGCGCGACGGCCGGCGGCTCACCGCGCTGGACGTGCAGTGGGCCTACCTGGAGCGCGTCCGGTCCTTTGTCGACGACCGCTACGGCACGGACGTCGACGAGCAGACCACCGACGTGCTGGACCGCTGGGAGAGCGTGCTGGACCGGCTGGGTCGCGATCCGATGCTCTGCGCCGACGAGTTGGACTGGGTGGCGAAGCAGCGGCTGCTGGAGGGCTACCGGGAGCGGGAGAAGCTCGGCTGGGGCGCGCACAAGCTCCAGCTCGTCGACCTGCAATACTCCGACGTCCGGCCGGAGAAGGGCCTCTACCACCGGCTGGTTTCCCGGGGGGCGATGAAGACGCTGCTCACCGACGAGGAGACGCGTACCGCGATGACCGAGCCGCCCGAGGACACCCGGGCCTACTTCCGCGGTCGCTGCCTGGCGCAGTACGCCTCCGAGGTGGTCGCCGCGAGCTGGGATTCGGTGATCTTCGACGTGGGCCGGGAGTCGCTGGTCCGGGTGCCGATGATGGAGCCGGAACGGGGCACCCGCGCGCACGTCGGGGCGTTGTTCGACCGCTGCGCCAGCGCCAAGGACCTCCTGGAGACGTTGACCGGCCGGTGA